The following coding sequences are from one Paenibacillus sp. JDR-2 window:
- a CDS encoding YheC/YheD family protein: MELRASKKEEVYDRPAGRLVLAILTIENDEQFFRGNRNNFADIIKTGQEKGFLVYVLTVKNLVLNRSSLRGFVYIEQKDTWQQRLLPFPDIIYNRIPQREDEMLPAVRNKIAACMRDPRIKLFNPSFFNKWYLFEWLRGSKSTKPFIPATRKLLTAARLERMLQKHPFLYLKPESGKAGKGIMTVKVQPDKPLPYLLKVQENKKSSTFSCADFQKLWNRIKKECGSEPYIAQQGIQLASFNDRQFDLRALVQKNERGKWDLTGIGARVAGSSSITTHVPRGGSIEDPEKLLKSSFNADQARRILIKAKQTSIMIARQIEKGSGFMLGEMSMDLGIDSQGHIWFFEANSKPMKFDEPHIRQKSLERIFQYSTYLARMRNERVRQEATR; encoded by the coding sequence ATGGAACTAAGAGCATCGAAGAAAGAAGAGGTGTATGACCGGCCGGCTGGACGCCTGGTACTCGCCATACTGACGATTGAGAATGACGAACAGTTTTTCCGGGGTAACCGGAATAACTTCGCAGACATTATCAAAACGGGTCAAGAAAAAGGATTTCTTGTCTATGTGCTGACCGTCAAAAACCTGGTCCTGAACCGTTCCAGCCTGCGGGGATTTGTCTATATTGAACAGAAGGATACATGGCAGCAGCGTTTGCTGCCTTTCCCGGATATTATCTATAACCGGATTCCGCAGCGCGAGGATGAAATGCTGCCTGCCGTACGGAACAAAATTGCCGCTTGCATGCGGGATCCGCGTATCAAATTGTTCAACCCTTCCTTCTTCAACAAATGGTATTTGTTCGAATGGCTGCGCGGCAGCAAGTCGACCAAACCGTTTATCCCGGCAACCCGCAAGCTGTTAACGGCGGCAAGGCTGGAGAGAATGCTGCAGAAGCATCCGTTCCTGTACCTAAAGCCGGAGAGCGGCAAAGCCGGAAAAGGCATTATGACGGTCAAGGTGCAGCCCGACAAACCGCTTCCGTATCTGCTTAAGGTGCAGGAGAACAAAAAAAGCTCTACCTTCAGCTGCGCGGATTTTCAAAAGCTGTGGAACCGCATCAAGAAAGAATGCGGCAGCGAGCCTTATATCGCTCAGCAAGGCATTCAGCTGGCTTCCTTTAATGACCGCCAATTTGATCTCAGGGCTCTCGTGCAAAAAAACGAACGCGGCAAATGGGATTTGACCGGCATTGGCGCAAGGGTAGCCGGCTCCTCCAGCATTACGACCCATGTCCCGAGAGGCGGCTCCATCGAAGATCCCGAGAAGTTGCTGAAAAGCTCCTTCAACGCCGATCAGGCAAGAAGGATTCTGATTAAAGCCAAGCAAACCTCGATTATGATCGCCAGACAGATTGAAAAAGGCTCCGGCTTTATGCTTGGCGAAATGTCAATGGATCTAGGCATTGATAGTCAAGGCCATATCTGGTTCTTCGAAGCCAACTCGAAGCCGATGAAGTTTGACGAGCCGCATATCCGGCAGAAGTCGCTAGAACGGATTTTCCAATACAGCACCTATCTGGCCAGAATGAGAAACGAACGAGTAAGGCAGGAGGCGACGAGATAG
- a CDS encoding YheC/YheD family protein — MSLTTCNVHFSQQSDKVIYLSNTLLKELKLSGKKTVHLKLGKEVITTAVRPVRRQGNHLYLSAGVRQYIRVPKTGSIFVHKNGENEVQIGPLIGVLSDSGYTQSDGQPFGMRTNFIKQIIRSGDRKAFLFGFTPQDINWQQETVLGYFLNSQGGWYRKTVPLPDVIYNRLRSRKAETSNYIGSLRERLLRKKIPFFNWGFFNKSDVYKLLDNDPEALQHLPESVSAPTSEKLKQLLEKHHFVYFKPTAGSLGVGIYRLTYHPKRGYFARYRKNGKNVLLRFSSFNSLYKMLQARHGATLSSYVAQQGIRLVEIDGCPLDFRFHMHKNGKNEWVPAGIGAKKAGKGSVTTHVKNGGSLMTPEQALNRAFGAKGKEILENAKKVSIKMAEAIERNYPHRLGELGLDIGIDKDNDIWMFEANAKPGRSIFKHPSLEAEGRASVECIVDHCLYLSKFQGGNS; from the coding sequence ATGAGCTTGACAACTTGTAACGTCCATTTCTCTCAACAATCGGATAAAGTCATTTATTTATCCAACACGCTTCTCAAGGAGCTGAAGCTGTCCGGCAAAAAAACCGTTCACCTGAAGCTTGGCAAAGAAGTGATAACAACAGCCGTCAGGCCTGTCAGGCGCCAAGGCAATCATCTTTATTTGTCCGCCGGGGTCAGGCAATACATCCGGGTACCCAAAACCGGCAGCATCTTCGTCCACAAAAACGGCGAAAACGAGGTGCAGATCGGACCGCTCATCGGTGTATTGAGCGATTCGGGCTATACCCAATCTGACGGCCAGCCCTTTGGCATGAGAACAAACTTTATCAAGCAGATTATCCGGTCCGGCGACCGTAAAGCTTTCCTATTCGGTTTTACCCCTCAGGATATCAACTGGCAGCAGGAGACGGTACTCGGCTACTTCCTCAACTCGCAAGGCGGTTGGTACCGCAAAACCGTTCCGCTTCCCGATGTCATCTATAACCGGCTCCGGAGCCGCAAAGCGGAGACGTCCAATTATATCGGGTCTCTCCGCGAAAGGCTGCTTCGCAAGAAGATTCCTTTCTTCAACTGGGGCTTCTTTAACAAATCGGATGTGTATAAGCTGCTGGATAACGATCCGGAGGCTCTTCAGCATCTGCCGGAATCCGTATCCGCTCCGACAAGCGAGAAGCTGAAGCAGCTTTTAGAGAAGCATCATTTCGTCTATTTCAAACCAACGGCAGGCAGTCTAGGCGTCGGCATCTACCGGCTTACCTACCATCCGAAGCGCGGCTACTTCGCCCGCTACCGGAAGAACGGAAAAAACGTCCTGCTGCGCTTCTCTTCCTTCAACAGCCTGTATAAGATGCTGCAAGCGCGTCACGGTGCAACTCTGAGCAGCTATGTCGCGCAGCAGGGCATCAGGCTGGTGGAGATTGACGGCTGCCCTCTCGACTTCCGCTTCCACATGCACAAGAACGGCAAGAATGAATGGGTACCGGCAGGCATAGGAGCGAAAAAAGCCGGCAAAGGCAGCGTAACGACCCATGTAAAAAACGGCGGTTCGCTCATGACGCCGGAGCAGGCGCTGAACCGCGCATTCGGAGCAAAGGGCAAAGAGATCTTGGAGAATGCGAAGAAGGTCTCCATCAAAATGGCTGAGGCGATTGAGCGTAATTATCCGCACCGGCTTGGCGAGCTGGGCCTCGATATCGGCATCGATAAAGATAACGATATCTGGATGTTCGAAGCCAATGCAAAGCCGGGACGCTCCATCTTCAAGCACCCTTCCCTAGAAGCGGAAGGCCGTGCATCCGTAGAATGCATCGTCGATCATTGCTTGTACCTCAGCAAGTTTCAAGGAGGGAACAGCTAA
- a CDS encoding GNAT family N-acetyltransferase, whose translation MELQLLTPEQWAKERKRLIDFAVRFGEKRLTVAAIHSLRRLPPELLSQKESETVIALARFGSRIVGLGYAEEAGEKCCIIVTHPEARGLGIGYAVMEAIMKKLGKLTCQVALDNVPSLTLFFRLGMKAVSMSTGPTGKPTLRFEWSQEEIMPPTSPSEQQK comes from the coding sequence ATGGAACTGCAGCTGCTTACCCCCGAACAATGGGCGAAGGAACGCAAGAGACTAATTGATTTTGCCGTCCGTTTCGGGGAGAAGCGGCTGACGGTTGCAGCCATCCATTCCCTTCGTCGCCTGCCTCCCGAGCTGCTCTCGCAGAAGGAAAGCGAGACCGTTATTGCACTCGCGCGGTTTGGCAGCCGGATAGTAGGACTTGGCTATGCGGAGGAAGCAGGCGAAAAATGCTGCATCATCGTAACCCATCCCGAGGCTCGTGGCCTTGGGATCGGGTACGCGGTGATGGAAGCCATTATGAAGAAGCTGGGGAAATTGACCTGTCAGGTTGCGCTCGACAACGTGCCAAGCCTGACTCTCTTCTTCCGCCTTGGCATGAAGGCGGTCTCCATGTCTACCGGACCTACCGGCAAGCCAACGCTGCGTTTCGAGTGGTCACAAGAGGAGATTATGCCGCCGACCTCCCCTTCTGAGCAGCAAAAGTAA